GAAAACTTCCTGAAATACCTCCAAGTCCATCCAATCATTTCCTTAATTTTATACGTAGCTGTAAAGGAGAAGAAAAGACAAGATCTTCTTTTGACATTGCAGGACCGTTAAGTCAGGTCTTCTGTTTGGGAGTATTGGCTCAGAAATTGGGTACAAAACTGGAATTTGACCGTAAAAGCAAAAAAATCACAAACAATAAGGTCGCTAATAGTTTACTTGCCGGACCTCCGCCGAGAAAAGGATGGGAACAATATTATAAGATCTAAAACATCAGGAAAAATTGTTTTATTCTCTGATTTTATAGAATAGTAAAGCCGTTCTTTAATAAAAAGAACAGCTTTACTCTGTCATTTTCATAAAGTATTAGTCCAGACTGATCACAAAGTCCTTCACCTCTTTTCTTACTTTTTTCATATTTACCAACCAGTCATTTTCAGTATCACGGTATCCTAAAGCCAGGATAGTAACAGATTTAAGACCGTATTTTTTCAACTCTAATAAATCATCCAGTTGCTCATTGACAAATCCTTCCATTGGAGTCGCATCCACTTTTTGTTCTGCAGCGGCAGCAATAGCAAGACCAAATCCGATATAGGCCTGGCGTGCAGCATGCTCAAATTGTTGCTGTTGTTCACGTGCGGAAAGCGAGCTGAACAATTGATTTTTATAGTCATCTGCAAATCCTGTAGGTAATCCCCGCTCAACTTCCTGTTGTGTAAATACCTCATCGACACGTTGCTTTGTATACTCATCATAAGCAGCGAATATCAATAAATGGGAAGCATCTACAATCTGAGATTGATTGTAAGCTATAGGCTGGATCTTTGCTTTCAGTTCGGGATCAGAGATCGCAATGATCTTGTACGGTTGCAAACCCGAAGAAGTAGGCGCGAGGCGTGCTGCTTCGATAATGTAATCTACTTTTTCCTGCGCTACCTTTTGTCCGTTCATTTTTTTTGTAGCGTATCTCCAGTTTAAATGTTCTAATAAACTCATCTTTTTTGTTTAATTAATTAATGATTTGATATATCCATCCACAGCATCTTTTAGTATTGCAGATGGTTCGATTGATTTTTGATTGGCTGATAATAATTCAATAGCAACAAGGCCATGCATGATAGACCAAAAAGTTTTCATTTTTAAATACTTATCGGTGTCCGTGCGTTTACTCTGCAAAATAGCCTCTTCAATGACTGTTAATAAAATTTCTGAAGTTTTTCTTTTCTCCTGTACAGTCTGTATAGCTTCACAGGTTGGTATACCCAGACCAAACATGATCTCATAATACTTCTGATGTGTAAAAGCAAAGGACCAGTAAGCTTCAGCAATATGGCGGATTTTTGATTCAGCAGTATCGTCCTGACTGATAGCAGAAGCAAGCTCCCCGGCTAGTAAACGGAATCCCTCTTTCGTAAAATATTCGATCAGGTCATCTTTACTGCTAAAGTGCTTATAGATAACAGGTACGCTGTATTCAATAGCATCCGCAATCTTACGTAGAGAGAGTGCTGCCCATCCTTCCTCTTTCACAATACTCCATGACTGCTCTATGATAAGCTGTTTCAGTTGTTCTTGTTCCCGAAATCTTCGTTCTGAAATTCCCATGTCTAAACATTTAGTTAACAGTGTTAGCAAAAGTAACAATGATTTTTAAATGTTTAAACACTTTATTGTTTTTAGACTTTTTAATGACAATTTCTTTCTGCTTAAATATTGTATTTTTAGCGTTATGAATGCAGCAAGGAAAAAACATGTTTCTTTGGTTCTGGGAAGTGGAGGTGCCAGAGGGATTGCAGAGATTGGGGTTATCCATGCACTAGAAGCCAAAGGGTATACGATAGATGAGATTGTTGGTTGTTCCATCGGTTCGTTAGTAGGAGGGGTATATGCACAGCAGAAACTATCCGATTTTCAGGATTGGCTGAAGACCCTTAGTAAACGTGAAATTTTCAGACTTATGGATTTCACTTACTTTGGTTCAGGTGTCATGAAGGGTATACGCATCTTTGAGGCAATCAAACAGATCGTACCGGATATAAATATTGAAGATCTGCCCATACATTATACAGCAGTCGCAACTGATCTGAAAAAAGAGCAGGATGTCATATTTCGGACGGGTAGTATGTATGATGCTATACGTGCTTCTATAGCAATTCCCGCTGTATTTACAGCTGTTAGTATTGATGAACAGTTTCTGGTAGATGGCGGTGTACTTAATCCTTTACCCATTAATCATGTGCAACACAAGCATAATCTGGTAGTTGCTGTAAATCTGGATGGACAGCCTGACCCCGAACTTGCACAGACAAAAAATAAGCCTGAAAAAGTAAATTCAATAGGTGTACTAACGCATGCTTATTACGCAATGAGACGGCAACTGGCTGCACAAAGCATTGCTTTGTACAAGCCGGATTATGTAGTCACCATACCCCATAATATTTCAGGACTATGGGACTACGACCGCTCCGAGTATCTGATCGAAAAGGGAGCTTTGCTGACCGAAAATGCTTTATCTGATTTGTAAATTTCTCAAAAATTCATGGAGCAGACTGTTGAATCGTTCAGGTTGCTCCAGATTTGGAAGATGTCCTGCATGTTCAAGTTCTACATAGGAAGCCTGTGGAATAGCTGTTTCTAATTCCTCCATGAGTTCTTTTGGAGTGATCATATCATTTGCCCCTCTGATGAGGAGTGTTGGAATATCAATAGCCCCCAGTGTATCACGAGTGTCCGTACGGCTTGCTAATGCAAGTTGTGTAGCGCATATACTGCTTATACTGTTACGGCGGATACTGCTCTTAATCAATTCTACAGCTTCAGGATTGTTATGAATGGTATCTTTATGGAAGACGTTTTCAACAAAACCTATTGCAAATGGTCTTCTTCCATATTGTAAAATAGCCTGAATGGAATCAAATCTTTTTTGTTTCCCTTTGTTATCATCAGCTCTTGCGTGTGTATCACACAGGATCAGACCTTTTATTCGGTTTGGGATTAATTGCTGTGCTCTTAGTGCAATATATCCGCCCATGGATATACCGCATAAGGTCACCTGTTCGATATCTAACTTTTTAATAAATACGACAAGGTCTTTTGCAAAAACATCTATACTGAAGAAACCATGTCCTGCGGTGGTATTGCCATGCCCGCGTACATCTACAGCGATTCCGGTTACGTTGTCTGCTAAACTCTCAAGCTGAGCATTCCAGGTTTTCTTATTAAAAGGAAATCCATGGATAAAAATGATAGTCTCGGATGATTCTGATGTTAGTGCTGGTTTAATATAGTATGAGATACTGATATCGCCAATTCGGATCTTGCTGCTCTTAAAGTTTCGCTCTGTCATGTATGGGGAATGTATATTATGAAAAAAAATATTTCAACATAAATATAATAAAATCAATAAGATAATTAGAATTATATTCCTGCAGATACTAAAAATGAATATTTTTATTTGGAAATAAGATAAAAGTAACGATATTTGCATCACCAAAACAAAACGGGGTTTCCCCGGGACACACAGGAACTGCGCTCATAGCTTAATTGGATAGAGCACCTGACTACGGATCAGGAGGTTAGGGGTTCGACTCCCTTTGAGCGCACACATTTTATTTATCATTCCTCTCCCTTTCATTTCCTTACTTTTTAGCAGATATGTAACAATTGGATTATTATGGTAATTCTTATCAATTGACGGAGTATTCTACTTTAAAATGAAAAAAAATTTGTGTGAAGATGGAATTTCCCTATATTTGCATCACCAAAACAGAACAGGCATAAAGTCGGGAAGTGTTGGTTGCCGCGCTCATAGCTTAATTGGATAGAGCACCTGACTACGGATCAGGAGGTTAGGGGTTCGACTCCCTTTGAGCGCACTTGTTAAACTCCAAGCCTAATCAAAAACAAGATTAGGCTTTTATTTTTTACGGAATTACAACTATGCTAAACCTTGTTTTATTCGGTCCTCCAGGTGCGGGCAAAGGCACTCAATCACAAAAGCTTATTGATAAATACCAATTGGTGCATATCTCAACAGGTGATCTTTTCCGTGCTCATATCAAAGACCAGACAACATTAGGCCAACAGGTTAGTCAGATCATCGCAGATGGCAACTTAGTGCCTGACTCCGTAACGATAGCAATGCTGGAAGAAGAAATTCAAAAAAATCCGAATGCAAAAGGATTTATTTTTGATGGATTCCCGCGCACTGTAGCGCAGGCTGAGGCTTTGGACAACTTCCTTGAATCTAACAATTCTTCTATCACAGGAGTAATTGCACTGGATGTCAATGAAGATGAATTAAAAGCGCGTATCGCGAAGAGACAAGAGATTTCAGGACGTGCAGATGATGCGGCAGATAAACTGACAAAACGCATAGAAGAGTATTTCGAAAAAACTATTCTTGTATTACCTTATTATGAAGCTCAAAGTAAGCTTTCTAAGGTAAACGGAATCGGAGATATTGACTCTATTTTTGGGGAACTGACCCAAATTATTGACCAATACTAATAGTTTATTAGTATTTTTTCTTTTTTAGCTTAACGAAGTATAATAAATGG
The Sphingobacterium spiritivorum genome window above contains:
- a CDS encoding TetR/AcrR family transcriptional regulator encodes the protein MGISERRFREQEQLKQLIIEQSWSIVKEEGWAALSLRKIADAIEYSVPVIYKHFSSKDDLIEYFTKEGFRLLAGELASAISQDDTAESKIRHIAEAYWSFAFTHQKYYEIMFGLGIPTCEAIQTVQEKRKTSEILLTVIEEAILQSKRTDTDKYLKMKTFWSIMHGLVAIELLSANQKSIEPSAILKDAVDGYIKSLIN
- a CDS encoding adenylate kinase, with amino-acid sequence MLNLVLFGPPGAGKGTQSQKLIDKYQLVHISTGDLFRAHIKDQTTLGQQVSQIIADGNLVPDSVTIAMLEEEIQKNPNAKGFIFDGFPRTVAQAEALDNFLESNNSSITGVIALDVNEDELKARIAKRQEISGRADDAADKLTKRIEEYFEKTILVLPYYEAQSKLSKVNGIGDIDSIFGELTQIIDQY
- a CDS encoding nitroreductase family protein is translated as MSLLEHLNWRYATKKMNGQKVAQEKVDYIIEAARLAPTSSGLQPYKIIAISDPELKAKIQPIAYNQSQIVDASHLLIFAAYDEYTKQRVDEVFTQQEVERGLPTGFADDYKNQLFSSLSAREQQQQFEHAARQAYIGFGLAIAAAAEQKVDATPMEGFVNEQLDDLLELKKYGLKSVTILALGYRDTENDWLVNMKKVRKEVKDFVISLD
- a CDS encoding alpha/beta fold hydrolase, encoding MTERNFKSSKIRIGDISISYYIKPALTSESSETIIFIHGFPFNKKTWNAQLESLADNVTGIAVDVRGHGNTTAGHGFFSIDVFAKDLVVFIKKLDIEQVTLCGISMGGYIALRAQQLIPNRIKGLILCDTHARADDNKGKQKRFDSIQAILQYGRRPFAIGFVENVFHKDTIHNNPEAVELIKSSIRRNSISSICATQLALASRTDTRDTLGAIDIPTLLIRGANDMITPKELMEELETAIPQASYVELEHAGHLPNLEQPERFNSLLHEFLRNLQIR
- a CDS encoding patatin-like phospholipase family protein, which translates into the protein MNAARKKHVSLVLGSGGARGIAEIGVIHALEAKGYTIDEIVGCSIGSLVGGVYAQQKLSDFQDWLKTLSKREIFRLMDFTYFGSGVMKGIRIFEAIKQIVPDINIEDLPIHYTAVATDLKKEQDVIFRTGSMYDAIRASIAIPAVFTAVSIDEQFLVDGGVLNPLPINHVQHKHNLVVAVNLDGQPDPELAQTKNKPEKVNSIGVLTHAYYAMRRQLAAQSIALYKPDYVVTIPHNISGLWDYDRSEYLIEKGALLTENALSDL